A window from Montipora capricornis isolate CH-2021 chromosome 7, ASM3666992v2, whole genome shotgun sequence encodes these proteins:
- the LOC138055490 gene encoding uncharacterized protein codes for MPTFKKDLLTELKTEIGKQMKIVTERFESKIRDLDKKLNSLETSQSFVSSKFDAFTAGLANTKKDIKTINDKVNQLEDSISHFENDLYDNMASLDVTQQYLRRDCLEVTGIPVIPLDNPTRRVVELSSALDIDLNEQEISTAHRLPATKKVKERIIVKFVRRDKRNEIYKQRSKLHGKDTSCLPSVAAELGKSIADRPTKIYINESLTPYRRRLFGKLNAFKNTNKWKYLWTTNGTIHLRQTDSSQTFHFDTMEDFEEFVNPQKDKK; via the coding sequence ATGCCAACTTTTAAAAAGGATTTATTGACCGAACTAAAGACCGAAATCGGCAAACAGATGAAGATCGTCACAGAACGATTCGAAAGCAAGATCCGTGACCTGGACAAGAAACTTAACAGCCTCGAAACGTCGCAATCGTTTGTTTCGAGCAAATTTGATGCCTTTACCGCGGGACTAGCGAACACAAAAAAAGATATTAAAACCATCAACGATAAAGTTAACCAGCTAGAAGACAGCATTTCACATTTTGAGAACGACCTGTACGACAACATGGCGTCCCTCGATGTAACACAACAATACTTAAGGCGTGATTGCTTAGAAGTTACTGGAATTCCAGTCATCCCTCTGGACAATCCCACCAGGCGCGTTGTTGAACTGTCCTCTGCTTTGGATATTGACTTAAATGAACAAGAAATTTCGACTGCTCATCGCCTTCCAGCTACCAAAAAGGTGAAAGAGCGAATAATTGTAAAGTTTGTTAGGCGTGACAAACGCAATGAAATTTACAAGCAAAGATCAAAGCTGCATGGGAAGGACACGTCGTGTTTACCATCAGTGGCGGCTGAACTCGGTAAGAGCATTGCTGATAGGCCAACGAAGATTTATATTAACGAATCCCTAACTCCTTACAGAAgaagactttttgggaagcttAACGCATTCAAGAACACAAACAAGTGGAAGTATCTATGGACGACGAATGGTACTATCCATCTACGACAAACGGATTCATCACAGACATTCCACTTCGATACTATGGAAGACTTTGAGGAGTTTGTAAACCCACAAAAGGACAAGAAGTAA